The following coding sequences are from one Sphingobium sp. V4 window:
- a CDS encoding NAD(P)-binding domain-containing protein, translating into MTYSIIGSGAIGTALARQFARTNTPVLIANTRGSGSLAALAGELGSYVRPAELSDALQADTIILAVPFSAIDAVAAAAADWTGKVVIDATNAINFTDFSPADLGGRLSSDIVAQALPGAAVVKAFNTLPAAVLAQEPGSATGKRTIFHSSNDPDASATAAQLIEALGYAAINLGRIDEGGRLQQFGGALMVHSLIKQG; encoded by the coding sequence ATGACCTATTCGATCATCGGTTCGGGCGCGATCGGCACTGCGCTGGCCCGTCAGTTCGCTCGTACCAACACGCCTGTCCTGATCGCCAACACCCGCGGAAGCGGGTCCCTTGCCGCCCTGGCAGGGGAGCTCGGATCGTATGTTCGCCCTGCCGAGCTTTCCGACGCGCTGCAGGCCGATACCATCATATTGGCGGTGCCATTCTCCGCCATCGACGCCGTCGCGGCAGCTGCGGCGGACTGGACGGGCAAAGTGGTGATCGATGCTACCAACGCGATCAACTTCACCGACTTCTCGCCCGCTGATCTTGGCGGGCGCCTGTCGAGCGACATCGTGGCGCAGGCGCTGCCCGGCGCGGCCGTCGTGAAGGCCTTCAACACGCTGCCAGCAGCGGTCCTCGCCCAGGAGCCCGGTTCTGCGACGGGTAAGCGTACCATCTTTCATTCCAGCAACGATCCCGACGCATCGGCAACGGCTGCGCAACTGATCGAAGCTCTGGGATACGCCGCCATCAACCTTGGCCGCATCGATGAAGGCGGCCGCCTGCAGCAGTTCGGCGGGGCGCTCATGGTCCACAGCCTCATCAAACAGGGCTGA
- a CDS encoding SDR family oxidoreductase, whose translation MSMSNILEGKTVVVTGAASGIGRAIAISAAKHGAKAVIVSDIVEAPREGGTLTTQEIEALGVAALFVRADVSKKDDNDQLVAAADQFGGVDVMVLNAGISLRSDGAEVSEDDYRRLMSINLDGTLFGAQAAARQMKAGSKAGSIVLMASMGGLVGAGITVAYSTSKGGVVLMAKALADALGPDGIRVNAIAPGTIDTELLRSTPDIAAASEGFRQRTPLRRLGQPSEIGDAVAFLGSDLSSYVSGIALQVDGGLLAVI comes from the coding sequence ATTTCCATGTCCAATATTCTTGAAGGCAAGACTGTCGTCGTCACCGGTGCTGCAAGCGGCATCGGCCGCGCCATCGCCATCTCGGCGGCCAAACATGGCGCCAAGGCCGTGATCGTGTCCGACATCGTCGAGGCGCCCCGTGAGGGCGGAACTCTCACTACGCAGGAGATCGAGGCGCTTGGCGTAGCTGCGCTGTTCGTTCGGGCCGACGTCTCGAAGAAAGACGACAATGATCAGCTGGTCGCTGCCGCCGATCAGTTTGGCGGCGTGGATGTCATGGTGCTGAACGCCGGCATATCGCTTCGCTCCGATGGCGCGGAAGTGTCCGAGGATGATTACCGCCGCCTCATGTCCATCAACCTTGATGGCACGCTGTTCGGCGCACAGGCGGCTGCGCGTCAGATGAAGGCAGGGAGCAAAGCCGGTAGCATCGTCTTGATGGCCAGCATGGGCGGTCTCGTCGGCGCCGGCATCACCGTGGCCTATTCGACCAGCAAGGGCGGTGTCGTGCTGATGGCAAAGGCCCTTGCCGACGCGCTCGGCCCGGATGGAATCCGCGTCAATGCCATCGCCCCTGGCACGATCGACACCGAATTGCTGCGCAGCACGCCCGACATTGCCGCTGCCAGCGAAGGCTTCCGCCAGCGCACGCCTCTGCGTCGGCTCGGTCAGCCATCCGAGATCGGTGACGCCGTAGCGTTCCTGGGCTCTGATCTCTCAAGCTATGTGTCCGGTATCGCCCTTCAGGTTGATGGGGGCCTGCTTGCGGTAATTTGA